A genomic region of Metopolophium dirhodum isolate CAU chromosome 1, ASM1992520v1, whole genome shotgun sequence contains the following coding sequences:
- the LOC132943379 gene encoding uncharacterized protein LOC132943379 encodes MDDSYLDVGVDYVDECKITQKHYHSFTPYSNMSLSNNDEIRISVLNMDAYTLPCESYIYIEGRVNKPSDAVGDVRFSNNGLAFLFSEMRYEINGIEIQKLKTPGVASCLKAYCSYTPNDLNTLENAAWDSAMDGEDNKNFMSNNVFTGCIPLKHLFGFCEDYKKILLNCNQQLILNRASTDLDAIHVVGEGATEAVSKNRKITIELTRVVWKMPIIRVSDKEKLRLIKVVDSCKTLSCAFRTWDLCEYPILPRNTSHSWTVKSSNLLEKPRFVLFGLQTDRKKNIEIDAGRFDHCQLKNLKVHLNSEVYPYEDFRADFKNNTTSILYKAYADFQKSYYEKEYSEPLLSKHIFQNYSPIIVVDLSCQNDNVKSSTVDLRIEFETDTVIPEKTTAYCLILHDQIINYSPFSGEVRKL; translated from the coding sequence atggacgACTCGTATTTAGACGTTGGGGTCGATTATGTCGATGagtgtaaaataacacaaaagcATTATCATTCGTTCACTCCATACTCAAACATGTCTTTATCAAATAACGATGAAATTAGGATAAGTGTTTTAAATATGGATGCATACACTCTACCATGCGaaagctatatttatatagaggGGAGAGTAAATAAACCGTCCGATGCAGTGGGAGATgtacgtttttcaaataatggatTGGCATTTTTATTCTCCGAAATGCGCTATGAAATAAACGgaatagaaattcaaaaattaaaaacacctgGAGTTGCATCTTGCTTGAAAGCATATTGTTCGTATACTCCAAACGATTTGAATACGTTGGAGAACGCTGCTTGGGACTCGGCGATGGATGGTGaagataataaaaactttatgagCAACAATGTATTTACCGGGTGTATCCCTCTAAAACATTTATTCGGATTTTGTgaagactataaaaaaatattacttaattgtaATCAACAGCTGATTTTAAATCGCGCATCTACCGACCTGGATGCGATACACGTTGTTGGCGAGGGCGCAACCGAAGCAGtctcaaaaaatagaaaaattacaattgaacTTACTAGGGTGGTGTGGAAAATGCCTATTATCAGAGTTagtgataaagaaaaattaaggttgATAAAAGTGGTAGATTCGTGTAAAACACTATCATGTGCGTTCAGAACCTGGGATCTCTGCGAATATCCTATTCTCCCTAGAAATACCTCACATTCGTGGACGGTAAAGTCCAGCAACTTGTTAGAAAAACCGAGGTTTGTGTTATTCGGATTACAAacagatcgaaaaaaaaatattgaaatagacGCTGGACGCTTTGATCACTGtcaactaaaaaatcttaaggTTCACTTAAATTCTGAAGTGTATCCATATGAAGACTTTCGtgctgattttaaaaataatacaactagtATACTGTATAAGGCCTATGCAGActttcaaaaatcatattatgagaAAGAGTATAGTGAACCTTTAttgtcaaaacatatttttcaaaactattcaCCAATCATCGTTGTTGATTTATCGTGTCAAAACGACAATGTGAAGTCGTCAACCGTAGACCtacgtattgaatttgaaacTGATACCGTTATTCCGGAAAAAACTACAGCGTATTGCTTAATATTACATGaccagattataaattatagcccGTTTAGTGGCGAagttagaaaattgtaa